Sequence from the Bacteroidales bacterium genome:
ACTTGAACAAAATAGCAATATTTGGGAAAAAAGATGGTACAATCTCCGGTTTGCCACAAAGAGAACTTTATTCACTTTGTGATGGTATAATTGGAGGACAGGGAGATGGACCACTTAATCCACAACCATTAGCAATGGGGGTAATTTGTTTTACAAACAACAGTTCAATGACGGATATTTGTATGGCAACTCTTATGGGTTTTGATATTCAGAAAATACCACTTCTTAAAATAGCCGAACAAAATATAAAAAGGGAAACGATTTCACTTATTTTAAATGGACGATTAACAACAATAAAAGAAATTTCAAAATTATCAATACCAACCTTACCTCCTCCAGGGTGGGTTGATTATCTTAGTAAACCATGAAATGGTTATTCTTAATCAAACTGTCTATTTCAGATGGTTTATTCTTTTTCACATAAGAATTTTAAAATTTACTAAACATTGAAATGAAACCTATTGCAATTCATGATAATAAAATTGGTTTTACCAACAGGTGGATAGAGTACTGTTCAAGGAACTCTATTCCTTTTATTAAAGTGAACTGTTATGATACCAATATCATTGAAAAGTTAAAGGAATGCTCTGCCCTTATGTGGCATTGGAATTATGAGTATTATCAGGATTATCTTTTTGCACGGCAATTTCTGCTTGCGGTAAAGGCAACAAATATTAAAGTCTTCCCTGAGTTTTGGACAACCTTTCTTTTTGATGACAAGTTGGGGCAAAAATATTTGTTTGAATCTCTTGATATACCAATGCCAAAAACATACGCATTTTACGAAAAAAGGGAGGCAACTAATTGGGCAAAAGAGATTCAGTATCCAATTGTTTTTAAGTTAAGGTGTGGGGCTGGTTCACAGAATGTGCAATTGGTTAAATCCTTTACTAATGCAAAGAGACTTATAGATAAATCTTATTCAACAGGTTTTAAGAGTACGAATAAGCCTCAAGTTTTAAGAGATCGTTTAATTAAACTATTTAGGTATAAAAACAAAAGATCTTTTATTAATGTTATCAAAAGCACTTACCGACTCTTTATTCCAAAATTTGATGAAAAAATCATTCATCGGGAGATTGGTTATGTTATGTTTCAAGAATTTCTTCCGAATAATGATTTTGACACCCGAATAATTGTTCTCGGAAATCGATGTTTCGGAATTAGGCGATATAATCGCAAAAATGATTTTAGAGCGTCTGGTAGTGGCTTTTTAGATTATGATCCAGAACAGATTGATACTAGGGCTATTAAGTTGTCTTTTGATATTGCAAGTAAATTAGAAACAAGATTACTTGCTCTAGATTTTCTTTTTGATAAACAGAATAATCCTGTTGTTACGGAAATGAGTTACGGTTTTGCAGTTGAGGCATACGATGATTGCATGGGTTATTGGGATAATAAATTGATCTGGCATGAGGGTAAACAAAACCTTCAATATCTTATGGTGGAAGATTTAATTACTGAAATTTAATGACTAGTTTGTTTATGTTAACTCTTGTAAAAAAACACAACCATTTACAAATAGTGATTTTTGATTTTATTTCAATTATCGTTATACTATTTGTCCCAACTGTTTCACATTTAACAGGATTTCCTTTTTATATATTTGAACCCATGAGATTGTTGGTAATTTCTTATTTGATATTTAGTAAAAATAAAAATTCTTATTTTCTAGCAATTTTGCTGCCTCTGTTTTCTTTTATTTTTGCAGGTCACCCCTCTCTCTTTAAATTACCATTAGTTACAATCGATTTGCTTTTGAATGTTGCTTTTTTAAATATCTTGTTAACAAAACGATTTAATATTTATTTTTCTATTATTCTGTCGGTTATTATAAGTAAAGTAGTGTATTATTCTTTAAAAGCAATTTTCATTTATGTTGGATTATTAGTAAATGGATTAGTAGAGACAAATATTATTTATCAGATTGCTAATTTGTTAATTTTATTAGGGATATCGTTTATCTATGTAAAGAAGAGTAACCGTAATTATCTATAAAAGATGTGTTTTACAGATAATTGGTTAAATATATAGATGATATACCTCAAAAATTGACACGCTAAGACATGTTAAATTTTATAAGACGCAATAACGTATATTAAAACAAGAGTAATACATATTGTTTCATCATTAACCAGAGGCGGTCGTGAGCGTCAGCTAGCAACAATCCATAAATACTCCGATAAGAGTAAGTTTTCAACCAAAATAATTTGCTTTAATCGTACCCAAAACTCTTATGTTGATGAGTATGGAATGTCTGAAGATGTTATATACCTTTCTTCGAAGAATTTTATTAAAAGGGTTAAGGAAATTAGGGGAATTGTTAAAGAGAATAAGGCGGATATAATTTGGTCATGGGGTGGAGTTGAAGCAACTTTTGGTGTTTTTTTATCCCTTACATCTAGCGTTAATCATATCAATGGAAGCATTAGGCATGGTATTGTTCGTTTCAAACTGCATCAAATTTGGCGTCTGTTAGTATTGCATCTCTCCAAAAATATTGTAGCAAATTCTTTCGCTGGTTTAAAGGCAAATGGTATCTATCGGGGTGCGGTGCTTTATAACGGTATAGATGACAGTTTTTTTTGCGAACCCCAAACGCAATCTGCCCTTATTCGAGGAGTATTCGAAATTGAAGAAGATGTTGTTCTGCTGGCAAGTGTTGCAAATCTAGTTCCTTATAAGGATTATGACACAGTATTAAAAGCATTAAGCATTATCAAGTCAAAGGGAATACCGTTTCATTATATTGCTATTGGTGAAGGTCCTGAGAGGAGACATATTGAGGGATTAGTACAAATCCATAATTTATCTCAAAATGTTACTTTTCCTGGAAATCGATCGGATATAAAAGACATTCTTTACGCATCAGATATCTTTATTCATTCATCACGTGGGGAGGGTTGTAGTAATGCTATTCTGGAGGCGATGGCTGTTGGTTTGCCAATTAT
This genomic interval carries:
- a CDS encoding glycosyltransferase, which gives rise to MSEDVIYLSSKNFIKRVKEIRGIVKENKADIIWSWGGVEATFGVFLSLTSSVNHINGSIRHGIVRFKLHQIWRLLVLHLSKNIVANSFAGLKANGIYRGAVLYNGIDDSFFCEPQTQSALIRGVFEIEEDVVLLASVANLVPYKDYDTVLKALSIIKSKGIPFHYIAIGEGPERRHIEGLVQIHNLSQNVTFPGNRSDIKDILYASDIFIHSSRGEGCSNAILEAMAVGLPIIASDTGGTREIVDNNVGRLFEFQNAKQLASLIMNQICNNLERELLAENSKHKAASNFSIERMMSNYYKIIEGVIK